A part of Citrifermentans bremense genomic DNA contains:
- a CDS encoding helix-turn-helix domain-containing protein has translation MKIGERLKRLRMVNSLTQEELASRADLTKGFISQLENDATSPSIATLKDIVDVFGISMQEFFSEETDQDIVFGKDARVQATDDGDSVKVELLVPGAQNRDMDPVLVTLDPGGEMDEQPIHEGEEFGYVISGKVQLRLDDKLYTVDKGECFYFASDRKHAVKNVGKSAAKLLWVVTPPTFYY, from the coding sequence TTGAAAATCGGTGAGAGGTTGAAAAGGCTCAGGATGGTCAACTCGCTTACCCAGGAGGAACTGGCCAGCCGCGCCGATCTTACCAAAGGTTTCATCTCACAGCTGGAGAACGATGCCACTTCGCCGTCGATCGCGACCTTGAAGGATATAGTCGACGTCTTCGGCATCAGCATGCAGGAGTTCTTCAGCGAGGAGACTGACCAGGACATCGTGTTCGGGAAAGACGCCCGGGTTCAGGCGACCGACGACGGCGACAGCGTCAAGGTGGAACTCCTGGTGCCGGGTGCCCAGAACCGGGACATGGACCCGGTGCTGGTGACGTTGGACCCCGGCGGCGAGATGGACGAACAGCCGATACATGAAGGCGAGGAATTCGGCTACGTGATTTCGGGCAAGGTGCAGCTTCGGCTGGACGACAAGCTGTACACGGTGGACAAGGGTGAGTGTTTCTATTTCGCTTCAGACCGCAAGCATGCGGTGAAGAATGTAGGAAAAAGTGCGGCGAAGCTTCTTTGGGTGGTGACGCCGCCGACGTTTTATTATTGA
- a CDS encoding ferritin, translating into MRDFIAEAVRFAVIIEKKSYDIYRQAALEVVDLAGKRIFEKLARDESKHIDALLWQHPGTWCSDLRQKSETQPGVEWDLTGPTGNRVFEQLRLALLNKRWSIGFYTMLLRAFKEPRICRVFEMTLSVARKEFKLITEEYLQADVSYGHSRGNRPPRRVHVREGIRASPPNKHSQLYFSMLDAGRVSRLG; encoded by the coding sequence ATGCGAGACTTCATTGCAGAGGCGGTGCGTTTTGCGGTGATCATAGAGAAAAAAAGCTACGATATCTACCGGCAGGCGGCTTTGGAGGTAGTCGACCTCGCCGGCAAGCGGATCTTCGAAAAACTTGCCCGCGACGAATCAAAACATATCGATGCGCTTTTGTGGCAGCATCCTGGGACCTGGTGCAGCGACCTTAGGCAAAAAAGCGAGACCCAGCCGGGGGTGGAGTGGGACCTGACCGGGCCTACAGGAAACAGGGTGTTCGAACAGTTGCGTCTTGCCCTGCTTAACAAGCGCTGGAGCATCGGGTTTTACACCATGCTGCTCAGGGCCTTCAAGGAACCCCGCATCTGCCGCGTCTTCGAAATGACGCTGTCGGTGGCGCGCAAGGAATTCAAGCTGATCACCGAAGAGTACCTGCAGGCAGACGTAAGCTATGGGCATTCTCGCGGCAACCGCCCGCCGCGCCGGGTTCACGTAAGGGAAGGAATCCGGGCCTCCCCCCCGAACAAGCACTCGCAGCTCTATTTCTCCATGCTCGACGCCGGTCGCGTATCCCGCCTGGGGTAG
- a CDS encoding transporter substrate-binding domain-containing protein, translating to MLLWALLVVPVCGAAESAAGVRTVIVGGDRDYPPYEFIDKSGHPAGYNVDLTRAIADVMGMKVEFRLGGWSGMRSALQSGKVDVLQGMSYSQERSSEVDFSVPHAVVNHAVFARKDSPYVSSLDDLKGKTVAVHRAGIMHDYLVRQGVGGKLTLTDTPADALRMVASGRADFAVVAIVPGMYMIRELKLSNLVPVLRNVATHRYCYAVKKGNAELLSRFNEGLAILKKTGQYDAIHNRWLGVVEPQTIDWWTFAKYAAVVVVPLVLLLGGFALWSRTLHRQVALRTADLTREIAERRQVEEELRLNQQQLVQADKMAALGVLVSGVAHEINNPTGVILLEVPILKRFHDDSVKILERYYEENGDFSCGGLPYSRMRQEIPRSLEKIQDAGKRIKRIVADLKDFARRDETDCNEILDLNAAAKAAVRLVEPTIHKATTRFSAEYRKSLPRIRGNRQRIEQVLVNLILNACQALPDPERAIELTTWHDVFRNQVVLRLRDQGTGIAPEHLSRLTDPFFTTKQDQGGTGLGLSVSAGIVKEHGGNLQFESNGEGTTVTLTLPVYHEENNA from the coding sequence ATGCTCCTTTGGGCCCTGCTCGTCGTTCCCGTCTGCGGCGCCGCCGAATCTGCGGCCGGCGTCAGGACCGTCATCGTCGGCGGCGACCGCGACTACCCCCCTTACGAGTTCATCGACAAATCGGGCCACCCTGCCGGCTACAACGTGGATCTCACCCGGGCCATAGCCGACGTCATGGGGATGAAGGTCGAATTCCGCCTGGGCGGCTGGTCCGGGATGCGCAGCGCGCTGCAAAGCGGGAAGGTGGACGTGCTGCAGGGGATGTCGTACTCGCAGGAGCGCTCCTCCGAAGTCGACTTTTCCGTCCCCCATGCCGTCGTCAACCATGCAGTCTTCGCCCGCAAGGACTCCCCCTACGTCTCATCGCTTGATGATCTCAAGGGTAAGACGGTGGCGGTGCATCGGGCGGGAATCATGCACGACTATCTGGTCCGGCAAGGGGTGGGGGGGAAGCTGACCCTGACCGATACTCCGGCCGACGCACTCAGGATGGTCGCTTCCGGCCGCGCCGACTTCGCCGTGGTTGCCATCGTTCCCGGTATGTACATGATCCGGGAGCTGAAGCTCTCCAACCTTGTCCCGGTGCTGCGCAACGTCGCCACCCATCGCTACTGCTACGCGGTGAAGAAGGGGAACGCGGAGCTCTTGTCCCGCTTCAACGAGGGGCTGGCGATACTGAAGAAGACCGGCCAGTACGACGCGATCCACAACAGGTGGCTCGGCGTCGTGGAGCCGCAGACGATAGACTGGTGGACCTTCGCGAAGTACGCGGCGGTCGTGGTGGTGCCGCTCGTGCTCCTTCTGGGCGGTTTCGCCCTCTGGTCCCGCACCCTGCACCGTCAGGTCGCCCTGCGCACGGCGGACCTCACCCGCGAGATCGCCGAAAGGCGCCAGGTGGAGGAGGAGCTCCGCCTGAACCAGCAGCAACTGGTGCAGGCGGACAAGATGGCTGCCCTGGGGGTGCTGGTTTCCGGCGTCGCCCACGAGATCAACAACCCGACCGGCGTCATCCTTCTCGAGGTCCCGATCCTGAAGCGGTTCCATGACGACTCCGTGAAGATCCTGGAGCGCTACTACGAGGAGAACGGAGACTTCAGCTGCGGCGGGCTCCCCTATTCACGGATGCGCCAGGAGATCCCCAGGTCCCTGGAGAAGATCCAGGACGCCGGCAAGCGTATCAAGCGCATCGTGGCCGACCTGAAGGATTTCGCCCGCCGGGACGAGACCGACTGCAACGAGATCCTGGATCTGAACGCGGCGGCCAAAGCGGCGGTGCGCCTGGTCGAGCCGACCATCCACAAGGCGACCACGCGCTTCAGCGCCGAGTACCGCAAGTCGCTGCCGCGCATCCGTGGGAACCGCCAGCGCATCGAGCAGGTGCTGGTCAACCTGATACTTAACGCCTGCCAGGCGCTTCCCGACCCGGAGCGGGCCATCGAGCTGACCACCTGGCACGACGTTTTCCGCAACCAGGTGGTCCTGCGCCTGCGGGACCAGGGCACGGGGATCGCCCCCGAGCACCTGTCGCGCCTGACCGACCCGTTTTTCACCACAAAACAGGACCAGGGGGGGACCGGCCTCGGGCTCTCGGTCTCGGCGGGGATCGTCAAGGAGCATGGCGGGAACCTGCAATTCGAGTCGAACGGGGAGGGGACCACGGTCACCCTGACCCTGCCGGTGTACCACGAGGAGAACAACGCATGA
- a CDS encoding thioredoxin domain-containing protein, which yields MENEPVYTPLPGSGEVPPPPAELFEQARRRRGKSYRPRTRHLTPGGKAKYTNRLFLETSPYLLQHAHNPVNWFPWGDEAFELARRLTRPVLVSIGYATCHWCHVMEEESFEDEEIARFLNANFIAIKVDREERPDVDTVYMTAVHAMGMQGGWPLNVFATPDRKPFYGGTYFPPRDYPGGIGFLSLLQRIRETYRQAPERVTHAGVQLTEAIRGMLAPMGGEPPEKEISLDGVIEAYQERFDAKNGGVVGAPKFPSSLPLSLLLRDYLRRGDKNSLFMAQHTLRRMAAGGIYDQAGGGFHRYATDSAWLIPHFEKMLYDNARLAAAYLEGYQATGDHRFAQVAGEILRYLQRDMTSPQGGFYSATDADSLNESGHREEGVFFTWTPEELDAALGAERARVVAACYDITREGNFEGRSILHREKSMQHLAEELMLPKDELERLLTDARQDLYRARQRRPLPLRDEKVLVSWNGLAISAFARGGLVLNDPALIDAARGAATFLLENVMSQGRLCHSYQEGEPKGVGFLDDYAFFIAGLVDLFEATGELPWLKRSLELAAQVQEQFEDSEAGGYFMTGPFHEELISREKPAYDGVIPSGNSVMIMNLLRLYALTGEQQMLDQAQRALDAFSTQLASSPTALTEMLLAVDYLQDLPREIVIVAPRGKREAAAPLLDKLRRVYLPNRALVVFCEGDELEQAGELLQLVRDRKADGGRAMAYLCESRSCRRPTSDPEIFHRQLQDTQSKGRR from the coding sequence ATGGAAAACGAACCTGTCTATACCCCGCTCCCCGGCAGCGGCGAGGTCCCCCCTCCCCCGGCAGAGCTGTTCGAACAGGCGCGCCGGCGCAGGGGGAAATCCTACCGGCCGCGCACTCGGCACCTCACGCCTGGCGGAAAGGCGAAATACACGAACCGTCTTTTCCTGGAGACGAGCCCCTATCTCCTGCAACACGCCCACAACCCGGTGAACTGGTTCCCCTGGGGGGACGAGGCTTTCGAACTTGCGCGGCGCCTGACCCGGCCGGTCCTGGTCAGCATCGGCTACGCCACCTGCCACTGGTGCCACGTGATGGAGGAGGAATCGTTCGAGGACGAGGAGATCGCGCGCTTTCTCAACGCCAACTTCATCGCCATCAAGGTGGACCGCGAGGAGCGCCCCGACGTCGACACCGTCTACATGACCGCCGTCCACGCCATGGGGATGCAGGGGGGATGGCCGCTCAACGTCTTCGCCACGCCCGACCGAAAACCCTTCTACGGCGGCACCTATTTCCCGCCCCGCGATTATCCGGGCGGCATCGGGTTCCTGAGCCTGTTGCAGAGGATCCGGGAGACCTACCGGCAGGCACCGGAGCGGGTGACCCACGCGGGGGTGCAGCTTACCGAGGCGATCCGCGGCATGCTGGCGCCGATGGGGGGCGAGCCCCCCGAAAAGGAGATCTCCCTGGATGGGGTGATTGAGGCTTACCAGGAACGGTTCGACGCCAAAAACGGCGGGGTCGTCGGCGCGCCGAAGTTCCCCAGTTCGCTCCCTTTAAGCCTTCTGCTGCGCGACTACCTGCGACGCGGCGATAAAAACTCGCTGTTCATGGCGCAGCACACCCTGCGGCGCATGGCCGCAGGAGGGATCTACGACCAGGCGGGCGGCGGCTTTCACCGCTACGCTACCGATTCGGCGTGGCTCATCCCGCACTTCGAGAAGATGCTCTACGACAACGCAAGACTGGCGGCAGCCTACCTTGAGGGGTATCAGGCGACAGGGGACCACCGTTTCGCCCAGGTCGCCGGGGAGATCCTGCGCTACCTGCAACGCGACATGACGAGCCCGCAAGGAGGCTTCTACTCCGCCACCGACGCGGACAGCCTCAACGAGAGCGGTCACCGTGAGGAAGGGGTGTTCTTTACCTGGACTCCGGAGGAACTGGACGCGGCGTTAGGCGCGGAGCGGGCCCGGGTCGTGGCCGCCTGCTACGACATCACCAGGGAGGGGAACTTCGAGGGGCGGAGCATCCTGCACCGGGAGAAGAGCATGCAGCACCTGGCTGAAGAGTTGATGCTCCCGAAGGACGAGCTGGAGCGCTTGCTAACCGACGCGCGCCAGGATCTCTACCGGGCGCGGCAGCGGCGCCCGCTTCCCTTGAGGGACGAGAAGGTCCTGGTCTCGTGGAATGGCCTCGCCATATCCGCCTTCGCGCGCGGGGGGCTGGTGCTGAACGACCCGGCGCTTATCGACGCGGCGCGCGGGGCGGCGACGTTCCTGCTGGAAAACGTGATGTCTCAGGGAAGGCTTTGCCACAGCTACCAGGAAGGGGAGCCGAAGGGGGTGGGGTTCCTGGACGACTACGCCTTCTTCATAGCAGGGCTCGTCGATCTCTTCGAGGCAACGGGCGAGCTGCCCTGGCTCAAGCGCTCGCTCGAACTGGCAGCGCAGGTGCAGGAGCAGTTCGAGGACAGTGAGGCGGGGGGCTATTTCATGACCGGCCCCTTCCACGAGGAGCTGATCTCCAGGGAGAAGCCCGCCTACGACGGCGTGATCCCCTCCGGCAACTCGGTCATGATCATGAACCTACTGAGGCTCTACGCGCTCACCGGCGAGCAGCAGATGCTGGACCAGGCGCAGCGGGCGCTGGATGCCTTCTCGACCCAGCTCGCCTCCTCACCCACGGCGCTTACCGAAATGCTCCTGGCAGTAGATTACCTGCAGGACCTGCCGCGCGAGATCGTCATAGTCGCGCCGCGCGGGAAACGTGAGGCGGCCGCCCCGCTGCTGGACAAGCTGCGCCGCGTCTATCTTCCCAACCGTGCCCTGGTGGTTTTTTGCGAGGGGGATGAATTGGAACAGGCGGGCGAGCTGCTCCAGCTGGTCAGGGATAGGAAGGCCGACGGCGGGCGCGCCATGGCTTATCTCTGCGAGAGCCGCAGCTGCCGCCGCCCCACCAGCGATCCCGAGATATTCCACCGGCAGTTGCAGGATACGCAGTCAAAAGGGAGGCGGTGA
- a CDS encoding anaerobic C4-dicarboxylate transporter, whose product MAAMFWIQFVLVLGAVLIGIRRGGVALGLIGGLGVSVLVLAFRSTPSEPPIAVMLIILAVVTASATLQVAGGLDYLVQLTEKLLRAHPKYVTILAPLSTFFLTVCCGTGHAVYALLPVISDVALKTKIRPERPMAISSVASQMGITASPVAAAVTFFLGFAAKAGHPVTLIDIISVTMPAGVIGVLAAAAWSFNRGKDLDKDPEFQARLEDPEFRKGLDSEVTTLGMKISTTAKVSVALFFTGVGSIILMASCPWILPLTAGGKPVAMTTVVQFIMLAFGAFIMFSANVKAKEIAHSSVFTAGMIAVVSIFGIAWMSDTFITANKKFLVDNIGVMVKMAPWTFAIATFCISAFVKSQAATLAITLPLGLALGLPIPLLLGLMPASYAYFFFAFYPSDLAAINMDRTGTTRIGKYLLNHSFMIPGLIGVSVSTVIAYAISQVLL is encoded by the coding sequence ATGGCAGCGATGTTTTGGATCCAGTTCGTTTTGGTGCTGGGAGCGGTGTTAATAGGTATTCGCAGGGGCGGAGTGGCCCTGGGGCTCATCGGCGGGCTAGGCGTCTCGGTGCTGGTGCTCGCGTTCCGCAGTACCCCCTCCGAGCCCCCGATCGCCGTGATGCTCATCATCCTGGCGGTTGTCACGGCGTCGGCGACCTTGCAGGTGGCGGGAGGGCTGGACTACCTGGTGCAACTGACCGAGAAGCTGCTGCGCGCCCATCCCAAGTACGTGACCATCCTGGCGCCGCTCTCCACCTTCTTTCTCACTGTCTGCTGTGGCACCGGCCATGCAGTGTACGCGCTGCTTCCGGTCATCTCTGACGTGGCCTTGAAGACCAAGATCCGCCCCGAACGTCCCATGGCGATCTCCAGCGTCGCTTCGCAGATGGGTATCACTGCCAGCCCGGTTGCGGCAGCGGTCACCTTCTTCCTCGGCTTTGCCGCCAAGGCGGGGCACCCCGTTACCCTCATCGACATCATCTCGGTCACGATGCCTGCCGGCGTCATCGGCGTCCTGGCAGCAGCCGCTTGGAGCTTCAACCGTGGCAAGGACCTCGACAAGGACCCGGAGTTCCAGGCTCGCCTCGAGGATCCGGAATTCCGCAAGGGGCTTGACAGTGAAGTCACCACGCTCGGCATGAAGATCTCCACCACTGCCAAGGTTTCCGTGGCCCTGTTCTTTACCGGTGTGGGCAGCATCATCCTGATGGCGAGCTGTCCCTGGATTCTCCCTCTGACCGCAGGAGGAAAGCCGGTCGCCATGACCACCGTCGTCCAGTTCATCATGCTCGCTTTCGGCGCCTTCATCATGTTCAGCGCCAACGTCAAGGCCAAGGAAATAGCCCACTCCAGCGTCTTCACTGCCGGCATGATCGCAGTTGTATCCATCTTCGGCATTGCCTGGATGAGCGATACCTTCATCACCGCCAATAAGAAGTTCCTGGTCGACAACATCGGCGTCATGGTGAAGATGGCCCCCTGGACCTTCGCCATCGCCACCTTCTGCATCTCCGCTTTCGTCAAGAGCCAGGCTGCGACGCTGGCCATCACCCTTCCCCTGGGTCTCGCCCTGGGTCTCCCCATACCGCTGCTTTTAGGGCTCATGCCGGCAAGCTACGCCTACTTCTTCTTTGCCTTCTACCCCAGCGACCTGGCCGCCATCAACATGGACCGCACCGGCACGACCAGGATCGGCAAGTACCTTCTGAATCACAGCTTCATGATCCCGGGACTGATCGGCGTGAGCGTCTCGACCGTAATCGCCTACGCTATCTCCCAGGTTCTTCTCTAA
- a CDS encoding sigma-54-dependent transcriptional regulator produces MIENVYPGFGILLVDDEPDWLGSLALTLETYGGINNIKTCCDSRQVLSLLEEGGIGLVLLDLTMPHLSGEEVLKQIAEQHPEIAVIVVSGLNQVETAVSCMKLGAFDYCVKTDEADRIVGSVLRAIRMVEMRSEFQEVSSRLISRELSHPEAFSSIVTADRSMLDIFSYVEAVAKSPQPLLITGESGVGKELIAQAAHRLSGCRGKLITVNVAGLDDTVFADTLFGHVRGAFTGADQARRGMVEEAADGTLFLDEIGDLSIPSQVKLLRLLQEREYFPLGCDLPKRLRARVIVATHQNLSAKESAGSFRRDLYYRLRTHRVQIPPLRERRGDIPLLLDHFLGEAAETLGKKKPTPPKGLAQFLCTYSFPGNVRELKAMVYDAVSVHRDRMLSMDSFVKAVESAQAESGPTQAAAPKQNPFSGFDELPTFSDAAAFLVQEALDRANGNQTLAARLLGISQPALSKRLKMRH; encoded by the coding sequence ATGATCGAGAACGTCTATCCCGGCTTCGGGATCCTGCTGGTAGACGACGAGCCGGACTGGCTCGGTTCGTTGGCGCTGACCCTGGAGACTTACGGCGGGATCAACAACATCAAGACCTGCTGCGACAGCCGGCAGGTGCTCTCGCTCCTGGAAGAGGGGGGGATCGGGCTGGTGCTGCTTGACCTGACCATGCCGCACCTCTCCGGCGAGGAGGTGCTGAAGCAGATCGCTGAGCAGCACCCGGAGATCGCCGTTATCGTGGTCTCGGGGTTGAACCAGGTCGAAACCGCCGTCAGCTGCATGAAACTCGGCGCCTTCGATTACTGCGTCAAGACCGACGAGGCGGACCGGATCGTCGGGAGCGTTTTGCGCGCCATCCGGATGGTCGAGATGAGAAGCGAGTTCCAGGAGGTTTCCAGCAGGCTCATCTCGCGGGAACTCTCCCATCCCGAGGCGTTTTCCTCCATCGTCACCGCGGACCGCTCCATGCTCGACATCTTCTCCTATGTGGAAGCTGTGGCCAAAAGCCCGCAGCCGCTTCTGATCACGGGGGAGAGCGGAGTGGGGAAGGAACTGATCGCCCAGGCGGCGCACCGGCTGAGCGGCTGCCGCGGCAAGCTCATCACTGTGAACGTGGCGGGGCTCGACGACACCGTCTTCGCCGATACCCTCTTCGGGCACGTGCGGGGCGCGTTCACCGGCGCGGACCAGGCCCGGCGCGGGATGGTGGAGGAGGCGGCGGACGGCACCCTTTTCCTTGACGAGATCGGCGACCTGAGCATCCCTTCCCAGGTGAAGCTTTTGCGCCTGCTCCAGGAGCGCGAATATTTCCCCTTGGGGTGCGACCTTCCCAAGCGGCTGCGCGCCAGGGTGATCGTTGCCACCCACCAGAACCTCTCCGCCAAGGAGAGCGCCGGAAGCTTCCGCCGGGACCTCTACTACCGGCTGCGCACCCACCGGGTGCAGATCCCCCCCCTCAGGGAGCGTCGCGGCGATATTCCGCTTTTGCTCGACCATTTCCTGGGGGAAGCCGCCGAGACCCTGGGCAAGAAGAAGCCGACCCCGCCCAAGGGGCTGGCACAGTTCCTTTGTACCTACAGCTTTCCCGGCAACGTCCGGGAATTGAAGGCCATGGTTTACGATGCGGTCAGCGTGCATAGGGACCGCATGCTATCGATGGACAGCTTCGTGAAAGCGGTCGAGTCGGCCCAGGCCGAGTCCGGACCCACCCAAGCCGCGGCGCCGAAGCAAAACCCCTTTTCCGGCTTCGACGAGCTGCCGACATTCAGCGACGCCGCCGCGTTCCTGGTGCAGGAGGCGCTGGACCGGGCCAACGGCAACCAGACACTGGCGGCGAGGCTTCTGGGGATCTCGCAACCTGCCCTCAGTAAACGGCTGAAGATGCGCCACTAG
- the ylqF gene encoding ribosome biogenesis GTPase YlqF, translated as MTIKWYPGHMSKALEQISELVRKIDVIIEVLDARLPFSSSNHLLEQVRRNKPCIKVLNKNDLADPAVTRAWVQHFQKASGVRALPLVAKNIPEAKNLVKLIKQVCPNRGNPGYPIRTMVVGIPNVGKSTLINTLAGKSIAKVGDKPAVTLKPQQIDLRNGILLFDTPGLLWPVMDDQGGAYRLAASGAIGANALDYTNVGVFAAAYMMRRYPELLKERYKLDELPELPYEMVEAVGRCLGCLMTGGVVDVHRAAETFLRELRAGKAGRISFEEPGTPADIEAELLKMAGIEQRAQEQIF; from the coding sequence ATGACAATCAAATGGTATCCGGGGCACATGAGCAAGGCCCTCGAACAGATCTCCGAGCTGGTCCGCAAAATCGACGTGATCATAGAGGTGCTAGATGCGCGCCTTCCGTTCTCCAGCTCCAATCACCTGCTGGAGCAGGTCCGGCGGAACAAGCCCTGTATCAAGGTTTTGAACAAGAACGACCTCGCCGACCCGGCAGTCACCAGGGCATGGGTGCAGCATTTCCAGAAGGCGTCCGGTGTGCGCGCCCTGCCGCTGGTAGCGAAGAACATACCCGAAGCGAAGAACCTGGTGAAGCTCATCAAGCAGGTTTGCCCCAACCGTGGCAACCCAGGCTACCCGATCCGGACCATGGTGGTCGGCATTCCCAACGTGGGGAAGTCGACGCTGATCAACACACTTGCGGGGAAATCGATCGCCAAGGTGGGTGACAAGCCGGCGGTGACCCTGAAACCGCAGCAGATCGACCTGCGAAACGGGATACTTCTTTTCGACACCCCGGGGCTTCTCTGGCCGGTGATGGACGACCAGGGGGGCGCCTACCGGCTGGCGGCAAGCGGGGCCATCGGCGCCAATGCGCTCGACTACACCAACGTCGGCGTCTTCGCGGCGGCGTACATGATGCGGCGCTACCCGGAGCTGCTCAAGGAGCGCTACAAGCTGGATGAGCTGCCGGAGTTGCCGTACGAGATGGTGGAGGCTGTGGGGCGCTGCCTCGGCTGCCTGATGACCGGCGGCGTGGTCGACGTGCACCGGGCCGCTGAGACGTTTTTGCGGGAATTGAGGGCGGGGAAGGCGGGGCGGATCAGCTTCGAGGAGCCCGGCACCCCGGCAGATATCGAGGCGGAGTTGTTGAAGATGGCCGGAATAGAGCAGCGGGCGCAGGAGCAGATTTTCTGA
- a CDS encoding bifunctional 5,10-methylenetetrahydrofolate dehydrogenase/5,10-methenyltetrahydrofolate cyclohydrolase: MNLLDGKRCADSLIADIAKQVSRHVDAGLRKPHMTVVLVGHHAPSESYVKSKVTTCTLSGFESNLIRLPETVTEKELLWLIQQINADASTDGVIVQLPLPKQINAQRVINAIAPEKDIDGFHPANFGRMALGQKAFRPATAYGICKLLQFYQVPVAGKHCVVIGRSNIVGKPISIMLSNDFDIGNATVTLTHIETPRELLLEETRRADIVIVAVGIPGFVTPDMVKDGVTLIDVGINRLENGKIVGDVDFPAVAPKCEWITPVPGGVGRMTVAALMINTLMAYQNNFELA, encoded by the coding sequence ATGAACCTTTTAGACGGCAAGAGATGCGCCGACAGCCTGATCGCGGACATCGCGAAACAGGTCTCGCGCCACGTCGACGCCGGCCTCAGGAAGCCGCACATGACGGTGGTCCTGGTCGGGCACCACGCCCCCAGCGAGTCCTACGTCAAATCCAAGGTCACCACCTGCACGCTTTCCGGCTTCGAAAGCAACCTGATCCGGCTTCCCGAGACCGTGACCGAAAAGGAGCTGCTCTGGCTGATCCAGCAGATCAACGCCGACGCCTCCACCGACGGCGTCATCGTCCAACTCCCGCTCCCCAAGCAGATCAACGCCCAGCGGGTGATCAACGCCATAGCTCCCGAGAAGGACATCGACGGCTTCCACCCCGCCAACTTCGGGCGCATGGCGCTCGGGCAGAAGGCGTTCCGCCCTGCAACCGCCTACGGCATCTGCAAGCTGCTGCAGTTCTACCAGGTGCCGGTGGCAGGAAAGCACTGCGTGGTCATCGGGCGCTCCAACATCGTCGGCAAGCCGATCTCCATCATGCTCTCCAACGACTTCGACATCGGCAATGCCACCGTCACCCTGACCCACATCGAGACCCCGCGGGAACTGCTTCTGGAGGAAACCCGCCGTGCCGATATCGTCATCGTCGCCGTCGGCATCCCAGGCTTCGTCACGCCGGACATGGTGAAGGACGGGGTAACGCTCATCGACGTCGGCATCAACCGGCTGGAGAACGGCAAGATCGTCGGCGACGTCGATTTCCCTGCCGTGGCCCCCAAGTGCGAGTGGATCACCCCGGTTCCCGGCGGAGTCGGGCGCATGACCGTCGCTGCCCTGATGATCAACACCCTGATGGCATACCAGAACAACTTCGAGCTGGCTTAA
- a CDS encoding saccharopine dehydrogenase family protein — protein MSKVLIIGAGGVGGVVAHKCAQATGVITAITLASRTESKCRAIAAQIEFPVATAQVNADNVPELIALIEREKPKLVINVALPYQDLTIMDACLATGVDYLDTANYEPLDTAKFEYSWQWAYQDRFKEKGLMALLGSGFDPGVTNVYTALAAKKYLDEVHEIDIIDANAGNHGQPFATNFNPEINIREVTAPCRHWENGQWVETAPLATKQNFDFPEGIGPMNIYRMYHEEMESLVKHIPSIKKAQFWMTFSDNYLKHLEVLQNVGMTRIDEVEYNGQKIVPLQFLKAVLPDPGSLGPLTKGRTCIGVIARGIKDGKKKQVYIYNICDHEACYREVKSQAISYTTGVPAVVGAIMMLTAKWRGEGVFNMEQFDPEPFLEKLGSMGLPTVVVDGGEWAELT, from the coding sequence ATGAGCAAAGTACTGATTATCGGGGCAGGTGGTGTAGGCGGGGTTGTGGCACACAAGTGCGCCCAGGCCACAGGTGTAATCACGGCCATCACGCTGGCATCGCGCACGGAGTCCAAGTGCCGCGCCATCGCGGCGCAGATCGAGTTTCCGGTCGCCACCGCGCAGGTAAACGCCGACAACGTCCCGGAATTGATAGCGCTGATCGAGCGCGAAAAGCCGAAACTGGTGATCAACGTGGCGCTTCCCTACCAGGACCTGACCATCATGGACGCCTGCCTTGCCACCGGCGTCGATTATCTCGATACGGCCAACTACGAGCCGCTCGACACCGCGAAGTTCGAGTACAGCTGGCAGTGGGCTTACCAGGACCGCTTCAAGGAGAAGGGGCTCATGGCGCTACTGGGAAGCGGCTTCGACCCGGGCGTCACCAACGTCTACACCGCCCTCGCCGCGAAGAAGTACCTGGACGAGGTGCACGAGATCGACATCATCGACGCCAACGCCGGCAACCACGGCCAGCCCTTCGCCACCAACTTCAACCCCGAGATCAACATCCGCGAGGTCACCGCTCCCTGCCGCCACTGGGAAAACGGGCAGTGGGTCGAGACCGCGCCGCTTGCCACCAAGCAGAACTTCGACTTCCCGGAAGGGATCGGCCCGATGAACATCTACCGCATGTACCACGAGGAGATGGAGTCGCTGGTCAAGCACATCCCGAGCATCAAGAAGGCGCAGTTCTGGATGACCTTCTCGGACAACTACCTGAAGCACTTAGAGGTGCTGCAGAACGTCGGCATGACCCGCATCGACGAGGTGGAGTATAACGGCCAGAAGATCGTGCCGCTGCAGTTTTTGAAGGCGGTGCTCCCGGACCCCGGAAGCCTCGGGCCGCTCACCAAGGGGCGCACCTGCATCGGCGTCATCGCCCGCGGCATCAAGGACGGCAAGAAAAAGCAGGTCTACATCTACAACATCTGCGACCACGAGGCGTGCTACCGCGAGGTGAAATCCCAGGCGATCAGCTACACCACCGGCGTTCCCGCCGTGGTCGGCGCCATCATGATGCTGACCGCCAAGTGGCGCGGCGAAGGCGTCTTCAACATGGAGCAGTTCGATCCCGAGCCGTTCCTGGAAAAACTGGGCTCCATGGGGCTGCCGACCGTGGTAGTCGACGGCGGCGAGTGGGCGGAACTTACGTGA